One window of the Podospora pseudocomata strain CBS 415.72m chromosome 7, whole genome shotgun sequence genome contains the following:
- a CDS encoding hypothetical protein (COG:D; EggNog:ENOG503NW1Z), with product MPPSYPPNFPATSAAHQQPPQLSSSRRRPRVDSYSDPDTNDNTTRTAASNNLGKRPRGEYTFSPSAQLPTPHQQDPFQPIMSSKAQGKRPEFIDLTQNSSPGRPSNSSYGGGGGGRPGGITGLQPHLGPRKLVIKNLRQTTSTQRAGADEYYTRTRADLDNALDAIFAGRPTGEPMELLYRGVEDLCRKGEAESLYNRLKDRCDRWLTSDDGIGQLRKEVTANTTHFNVIEVTAAVMGVYRRWNARMLIVRKVYSYLDRSYLLLQSTIGKEDKGRQGVNDMAISLFRKAAFGPRSATKALPLGVMVLRGMITLIMQEREDQEREQIPGGLDRVQLLKDSVTMLKVFGVYGKFFEPWFLEHSYEFYKEFAEQKSENCGLRDYIKHIDALLKREEHMCDFYGFDSTTKRQLLQDAHGVLITKYSEKLLDTGSVAKLLEAEDVPSMKALYQLLKLSGLQNKLKEPWDSYIRKTGSAIVSDTARGDEMVIRLLELRRSLYVMIRDAFDQDEVYSYGLRESFGGFMNDSKSTSAWGTGTSKVGEMIAKYIDMLLRGGLKTLPKSLLSDNKDKAIAERSGLAAAGDEDSELDTQLGHALELFKFIDGKDTFEAFYKKDLGRRLLLGRSASQDAERSMITKLKGECGANFTHNLEQMFKDQELSRDEMTSYKTWLAGTGKATKGGVDLTVKVLSHSAWPTYNDVKVTLPKEVLEQTTSFETYYQAKHTGRKLTWKHNMSHCIIKARFDRGPKELSLSAQQGSVLMLFNDVPDDTPLSYSQISQSTSLTGAELDRTLQSLACGKSRVLSKAPKGRDVYPTDTFTVNRAFADPKFRVKINQIQLKETREENKETHEKVARDRQLETQAAIVRIMKSRKTMGHAQLVAEVINQTKARGAVDPGEIKANIEKLIDKDYIEREEGNYVYLA from the exons ATGCCTCCCTCTTATCCTCCAAACTTCCCAGCGACCTCCGCGGcgcaccaacaaccaccacaactatCCTCCTCCCGAAGACGACCCCGCGTCGACTCCTACTCGGACcccgacaccaacgacaacaccacccgcaccgccgccagcaacaacctaGGCAAACGCCCCCGAGGCGAATacaccttctccccatccgcccaactccccaccccccatcaacaagaCCCATTCCAGCCCATAATGTCATCCAAAGCCCAAGGCAAGCGGCCCGAATTCATAGACCTCACACAAAACTCCAGCCCCGGCCGGCCATCCAACAGCAGttacggcggcggcggcggcggtcgACCAGGTGGCATCACAGGCCTACAACCCCATCTCGGTCCACGAAAATTAGTAATCAAGAACCTGCGCCAGACGACATCGACGCAAAGGGCCGGCGCGGACGAATACTACACCCGAACTCGAGCTGATTTGGATAATGCCCTGGACGCTATCTTTGCCGGCCGCCCTACAGGCGAGCCTATGGAGCTGCTGTACagaggggtggaggatctATGTCGGAAGGGCGAGGCGGAGAGCCTGTACAACCGACTGAAGGATCGATGTGACCGATGGCTTACCTCGGATGATGGCATTGGGcagttgaggaaggaggtcaCTGCCAATACCACGCATTTTAATGTAATTGAAGTtacggcggcggtgatgggggtgtaTCGGAGGTGGAATGCCAGGATGTTGATTGTGAGGAAGGTGTACTCGTACCTGGACAGGAGTTACCTGCTATTGCAGTCTACGATTGGGAAGGAGGACAAGGGGAGGCAGGGGGTGAATGATATGGCGATTAGTTTGTTCAGGAAAGCCGCGTTTGGGCCGAGGAGTGCGACAAAGGCATTGCCGCTTGGGGTGATGGTTCTCAGGGGAATGATTACGCTCATAAtgcaggagagggaggaccAGGAAAGGGAGCAGATCCCGGGCGGGTTGGATAGGGTGCAACTGCTGAAGGACTCGGTCACGATGCTGAAGGTGTTTGGGGTCTATGGCAAGTTCTTCGAGCCCTGGTTTTTGGAGCATTCATACGAGTTTTACAAAGAATTCGCCGAGCAGAAGAGTGAAAACTGTGGGTTGAGGGATTACATCAAGCACATCGATGCGCTGCtcaagagggaggagcacATGTGCGACTTTTACGGGTTTGACAGCACGACGAAACGACAGCTGCTGCAGGACGCGCATGGGGTTCTCATCACGAAGTATTCGGAGAAGCTGCTTGACACTGGGAGCGTGGCTAAGCTCCTCGAAGCTGAGGACGTGCCTTCTATGAAGGCGCTGTATCAGCTGCTCAAGCTGTCCGGCTTGCAGAATAAGCTCAAAGAGCCGTGGGACAGCTACATCAGAAAGACTGGCTCAGCGATTGTCAGTGACACGGCGAGGGGCGACGAGATGGTCATTCGCCTCTTGGAACTGCGGCGGTCGCTGTACGTCATGATCCGGGATGCTTTCGACCAGGACGAAGTTTACAGTTACGGCCTCCGAGAATCCTTTGGCGGCTTCATGAACGACTCCAAGAGTACTTCGGCTTGGGGGACAGGTACTTCCAAGGTTGGCGAGATGATCGCCAAGTACATCGACATGTTGCTGCGTGGTGGCCTCAAGACTCTTCCCAAGTCCTTGCTGTCAgacaacaaggacaaggccatCGCTGAAAGAAGCGGCCTCGCCGCCGCAGGCGACGAAGACTCTGAACTGGACACACAGTTGGGTCATGCTCTCGAGCTGTTCAAGTTCATCGACGGCAAGGACACGTTTGAAGCCTTCTACAAGAAAGACCTGGGTCGCCGGTTACTCCTGGGTCGCAGCGCCAGCCAAGATGCGGAACGGAGCATGATCACCAAACTTAAAGGCGAGTGCGGTGCTAACTTTACGCACAACCTCGAGCAAATGTTCAAGGACCAGGAGCTTTCCAGGGACGAGATGACGTCCTACAAGACCTGGCTGGCGGGCACAGGCAAAGCCACaaagggtggtgttgaccTCACTGTCAAGGTCCTGTCTCACTCTGCCTGGCCGACGTACAACGACGTCAAAGTCACGCTGCCcaaggaggtgttggagcaAACCACAAGTTTTGAAACGTACTACCAAGCAAAGCACACTGGGCGTAAACTCACCTGGAAGCACAACATGTCCCACTGCATCATCAAAGCCCGCTTCGATCGCGGGCCAAAGGAGCTTTCGCTTTCTGCCCAGCAAGGTTCGGTCCTGATGCTCTTCAACGACGTCCCCGACGACACCCCCTTGTCATACAGCCAAATCTCCCAATCGACCTCTCTGACGGGCGCTGAACTCGACCGAACCCTCCAGTCCCTCGCCTGTGGCAAGTCGAGGGTCTTGTCCAAGGCTCCCAAGGGGAGGGATGTTTACCCTACTGATACCTTCACCGTCAACAGGGCGTTTGCCGATCCCAAGTTCAGGGTCAAGATCAATCAGATTCAGCTCAAGGAGACAAGGGAGGAGAATAAGGAGACGCATGAGAAGGTGGCGAGGGACAGGCAGCTGGAGACGCAGGCGGCGATTGTGAGGATCATgaagagcaggaagacgATGGGGCATGCGCAGCTTGTGGCCGAGGTTATCAACCAGACCAAAGCCAGGGGGGCGGTGGATCCGGGGGAGATTAAGGCGAATATTGAGAA GTTGATTGATAAGGATTATattgagagggaggaggggaattATGTGTATTTGGCGTAA